Proteins encoded in a region of the Fusarium falciforme chromosome 6, complete sequence genome:
- a CDS encoding Endoribonuclease l-psp family protein, with protein sequence MASKLSEYGFEFHNWAGGQEGADMFGLSHAMIVPKDVRRVILSGQVGIKDDGTVPADLGEEIREAFEHVLLSLKAAGLGDDAFEHVYSVQTYEVSKDGKGIAQVLVPIARESFKNTKPAWTGVEVSALFLPSLHLEIHVEAYLPN encoded by the exons ATGGCCTCCAAACTTTCCGAATACGGCTTCGAGTTCCATAACTGGGCCGGCGGCCAAGAGGGGGCTGACATGTTTGGTTTGAGCCATGCTATGATCGTACCGAAGGATGTCCGCAGGGTAATCCTTAGCGGTCAAGTTGGTATCAAGGACGACGGGACAGTACCCGCAGATCTCGGCGAAGAGATTAGAGAGGCTTTTGAGCATGTCTTGCTGTCTCTTAAAGCTGCAGGTTTGGGGGACGATGCATTTGAACACGTTTACTCG GTACAAACATACGAAGTAAGCAAAGATGGGAAAGGAATTGCCCAAGTTTTGGTGCCCATCGCTAGGGAATCCTTCAAGAACACCAAACCTGCCTGGACTGGAGTTGAAGTGAGCGCCTTGTTTCTGCCCAGCTTACATTTGGAGATTCATGTTGAGGCCTACTTGCCAAATTGA
- a CDS encoding Cytochrome P450 oxidoreductase, translating into MVSPQLLEFALASWHLILPSILILYLVSNRYQGGLSKVPGPWLNSVSTLPRMWSVYKGQHHLDDLRLHAKYGKYVRLAPNLVSISDPGQINQIYGINTNFFKSPFYELSAVYDEQGLVPDPFVIQNNKLLHSRMKRNAANAYSMNGLLKFEPWVDDVMERLLVKLDNHADIETSCDLGNMMKNFAMDAVCRLTFGRDLNYLDKGDQHGFFRLLDLFTPYMAIFGHVAWLHPYLLGNPWIVGYFTKGDTSTQAMISLSQNELERSHKDSMSENSAMTFLGRLSLNKAAKPDQINDREIVTHAFGNISAGSDTTAIAMRSVMYNILNDRKAYNRLASDVRKNLSLPVSFSSANELPYLRAAIQEGMRLHPSVGQILSRSVPEGGALVGDYKLKANVQVGMSPWVLHRDPDVFPEPDCFKPERWIIGEGHADEDALRRMNRSFFAFGHGTHTCSGKHISIMETTKLVATLLLKYDLELAEGVGPLTFVNRWFTQQEGLIVNVRPRK; encoded by the exons ATGGTGTCGCCCCAACTCTTGGAATTCGCCCTTGCCAGCTGGCACTTGATCCTCCCAAGCATACTCATCTTGTACCTGGTGTCAAACCGCTACCAGGGTGGTCTCTCCAAGGTCCCAGGACCGTGGCTGAACTCGGTCTCAACTTTGCCGCGAATGTGGTCCGTCTACAAGGGCCAACATCATCTCGATGACCTGAGACTGCATGCAAAATATGGCAAATACGTGCGACTGGCGCCAAACCTGGTTTCCATCTCGGACCCTGGCCAAATCAATCAGATATacggcatcaacaccaatTTCTTCAAGTCTCCCTTTTATGAACTCTCGGCAGTCTATGATGAACAAGGCCTCGTCCCAGACCCCTTCGTCATCCAGAACAACAAATTGCTGCATTCACGCATGAAACGTAATGCAGCGAATGCCTACAGTATGAACGGACTACTTAAATTCGAGCCTTGGGTTGACGATGTCATGGAGCGGCTCTTGGTCAAACTCGATAACCATGCCGACATTGAAACATCCTGTGACCTAGGAAATATGATGAAAAATTTTGCCATGGACGCCGTTTGCCGATTGACTTTTGGCCGTGACTTGAATTATCTTGACAAGGGTGACCAACATGGGTTCTTCCGCCTGCTTGATTTGTTCACGCCATACATGGCCATC TTCGGCCATGTGGCGTGGCTACATCCCTACCTTCTGGGCAACCCCTGGATCGTCGGCTACTTTACCAAGGGCGACACTTCTACTCAAGCCATGATATCGTTGTCGCAGAACGAACTTGAGCGCTCCCACAAGGATAGCATGTCAGAGAATTCGGCCATGACCTTCCTCGGCCGCCTAAGCTTGAACAAGGCAGCGAAACCAGACCAGATCAACGATCGTGAGATCGTAACCCATGCATTTGGCAACATCTCGGCCGGTTCCGACACGACAGCTATCGCGATGCGGTCGGTCATGTACAACATTTTAAACGATCGAAAGGCATACAACCGACTGGCTTCTGACGTGCGCAAGAATCTCAGTCTCCCAGTTTCGTTTTCCAGTGCCAACGAGCTACCATACCTGCGCGCTGCGATTCAAGAGGGCATGAGGCTACATCCTTCAGTCGGCCAGATTCTGTCTCGCTCGGTCCCTGAGGGTGGAGCATTGGTCGGCGATTACAAATTGAAGGCGAATGTTCAAGTTGGAATGTCTCCATGGGTACTACATAGAGATCCAGACGTGTTCCCCGAGCCTGACTGCTTCAAGCCAGAGAGATGGATCATCGGAGAAGGGCACGCAGATGAAGACGCACTTCGACGCATGAACCGATCCTTTTTTGCTTTTGGACATGGTACTCATACCTGCAGCGGTAAGCACATCAGCATAATGGAGACGACCAAACTGGTGGCTACACTCTTGTTGAAGTATGACTTGGAGCTGGCAGAAGGGGTCGGCCCGCTTACCTTTGTGAACCGTTGGTTCACTCAGCAGGAAGGATTGATAGTCAATGTCCGCCCCCGCAAGTGA